The following coding sequences lie in one Nocardioides sambongensis genomic window:
- a CDS encoding SDR family NAD(P)-dependent oxidoreductase, protein MKAADLDLAGRGALVTGAARGLGAAIARCLASYGAHVVVADVDLAAATATAADISAGEDGSATAVALDVRDAAAWEAAVETLVERHGSFDLLVNNAGVYRNAPLATWTEEDLDLVLDVNLRGTLLGVRAAARTMADGGAIVNIASTAGLAGLAGATPYSATKFGVRGITRSAARELGARGIRVNAVCPGPIETQMMASDRVNWSQIPLARAARPDEVAATVAFLCSDAAGFTTGAEHSVDGGLTA, encoded by the coding sequence ATGAAGGCGGCCGACCTGGACCTGGCCGGCCGCGGCGCGCTGGTCACCGGCGCCGCGCGGGGCCTCGGCGCCGCCATCGCGCGGTGCCTGGCGAGCTACGGTGCGCACGTCGTCGTGGCCGACGTCGATCTCGCGGCCGCCACCGCCACGGCCGCCGACATCTCCGCCGGCGAGGACGGCTCCGCAACCGCGGTCGCCCTCGACGTACGGGATGCGGCAGCGTGGGAGGCCGCCGTCGAGACGCTCGTGGAGCGCCACGGCAGCTTCGACCTCCTGGTCAACAACGCGGGCGTCTACCGCAACGCACCGTTGGCCACCTGGACCGAGGAGGACCTCGACCTGGTCCTCGACGTCAACCTGCGCGGCACGCTGCTCGGCGTTCGTGCGGCCGCCCGGACGATGGCCGACGGCGGCGCGATCGTGAACATCGCCTCCACCGCCGGGCTCGCCGGCCTGGCCGGCGCCACGCCGTACTCGGCGACCAAGTTCGGGGTGCGCGGCATCACCCGCTCCGCGGCTCGCGAGCTCGGCGCGCGCGGGATCCGCGTGAATGCGGTGTGCCCCGGCCCGATCGAGACCCAGATGATGGCCAGCGACCGCGTGAACTGGTCACAGATCCCGCTGGCGCGCGCCGCCCGACCCGACGAGGTGGCCGCCACGGTCGCCTTCCTGTGCAGCGACGCCGCCGGCTTCACGACCGGCGCCGAGCACAGCGTCGACGGCGGCCTGACCGCGTGA
- a CDS encoding alpha/beta hydrolase gives MIDDEVEQFIAALSEGAPKVQTMTGPEARAAIAARRQPTPNPDDVRSTEDVIIPGADGDIRARIYQPHGADDTPAARPLVVFLHGGGFVFCDVESHDAFCRAMARGVDAVVVSVDYRLAPEHPAPAAAEDAYAALVWAAEHASGLGADPARTVVAGDSAGGNLAAVVALMTRDRQGPELAAQALLYPVIDPACDTPSFTTYADGPYNTRAAMEWYWQQYLGTPDRIPTEPVDLVAPARAADHTGLAPAVIAVAGADPLRSEAEQYADRLAAAGVPVIRRTYPGLFHGFMTMLALRAGESARQLLWQDLRVLLDGVRPESA, from the coding sequence GTGATCGACGACGAGGTGGAGCAGTTCATCGCCGCGCTCAGCGAGGGCGCCCCGAAGGTGCAGACCATGACGGGCCCCGAGGCGCGGGCGGCCATTGCCGCACGCCGCCAGCCGACCCCCAACCCGGACGACGTGCGCTCGACGGAGGACGTCATCATCCCGGGCGCGGACGGCGACATCCGCGCCCGGATCTACCAGCCGCACGGCGCCGATGACACGCCGGCAGCCCGCCCCCTGGTCGTCTTCCTGCACGGCGGCGGCTTCGTCTTCTGCGACGTCGAGTCCCACGACGCCTTCTGCCGGGCGATGGCCCGCGGGGTCGACGCCGTCGTGGTCTCGGTCGACTACCGGCTGGCGCCCGAGCACCCGGCGCCGGCTGCCGCCGAGGACGCCTACGCGGCGCTCGTCTGGGCCGCGGAGCACGCGAGCGGGCTCGGCGCGGACCCGGCCCGGACCGTGGTCGCCGGCGACAGCGCGGGGGGCAACCTCGCCGCCGTGGTCGCACTGATGACCCGGGACCGCCAGGGGCCCGAGCTCGCCGCGCAGGCACTGCTCTACCCGGTCATCGACCCGGCGTGCGACACCCCGAGCTTCACCACCTACGCCGACGGCCCCTACAACACGCGGGCCGCGATGGAGTGGTACTGGCAGCAGTACCTGGGCACGCCGGACCGCATCCCGACCGAACCCGTCGACCTCGTCGCCCCTGCACGGGCCGCCGACCACACCGGACTCGCCCCCGCCGTGATCGCGGTGGCCGGAGCGGACCCGCTGCGCTCGGAGGCCGAGCAGTACGCCGACCGGCTGGCCGCCGCGGGGGTCCCGGTGATCCGCCGCACCTATCCCGGTCTCTTCCACGGCTTCATGACGATGCTCGCCCTGCGCGCCGGCGAGTCGGCCCGCCAACTGCTCTGGCAGGACCTGCGGGTGCTGCTCGACGGCGTGCGGCCGGAGTCGGCATGA
- a CDS encoding IclR family transcriptional regulator, which yields MSSSTSRTSSGSKSGSSKAGGREAGSGDAPVSMVARIAVIMRVFDEPGARFRLDEVAVRTGLPRSTVHRILDQLLATGWIQRRADGYSLSAGASTTRHSLVEHPELRAVAAPVLNRLHLDTGLAVHLGVLLGTEVLVLDRVVGRSTTGLPTRVGGRIPAHATALGKAILAHQSAEDVEALYRIGISKRTPRTIGDVGTLHQECSGIRSRRGLAFENEEFVLGCSALGAAVFGSDGVVGAISIGGFVPMEKIERLGPLVVRAAAHISQRLAGVRNTTEVARPVTDGVLGRVMQTLPADGWI from the coding sequence GTGTCCAGCAGCACCAGCAGGACCAGCAGCGGCAGCAAGTCTGGCAGCAGCAAGGCAGGCGGCCGCGAGGCAGGCTCCGGCGACGCGCCGGTCTCGATGGTGGCCCGGATCGCGGTCATCATGCGGGTCTTCGACGAGCCGGGCGCCCGGTTCCGCCTCGACGAGGTCGCCGTACGCACCGGTCTTCCCCGCTCGACGGTGCACCGGATCCTGGACCAGCTGCTGGCGACCGGCTGGATCCAACGCCGTGCGGACGGCTACTCGCTCTCCGCCGGCGCATCGACCACGCGTCACTCCCTAGTGGAGCACCCCGAGCTGCGCGCGGTCGCGGCACCGGTGCTCAACAGGCTGCACCTCGACACCGGTCTGGCGGTGCATCTCGGTGTCCTGCTCGGCACCGAGGTGCTCGTGCTGGACCGGGTGGTCGGTCGCAGCACCACCGGACTGCCCACTCGCGTCGGCGGACGCATCCCTGCTCACGCCACCGCTCTGGGGAAGGCGATCCTCGCGCACCAGTCGGCCGAGGACGTGGAGGCCCTCTACCGGATCGGCATCAGCAAGCGGACCCCGCGCACGATCGGCGACGTCGGCACCCTGCACCAGGAGTGCTCCGGGATCCGTTCACGCCGAGGGCTCGCGTTCGAGAACGAGGAGTTCGTGCTGGGCTGCTCGGCGCTCGGAGCCGCCGTGTTCGGCTCCGACGGCGTCGTCGGTGCGATCTCCATCGGCGGCTTCGTCCCGATGGAGAAGATCGAACGCCTCGGGCCCCTGGTGGTGCGGGCCGCCGCGCACATCAGTCAGCGGCTCGCCGGCGTCAGGAACACCACGGAGGTGGCGCGTCCCGTCACCGACGGCGTGCTCGGCCGGGT